The proteins below are encoded in one region of Thermosulfurimonas marina:
- a CDS encoding STT3 domain-containing protein, whose amino-acid sequence MWPTNSAKGKVWALWALKGLLLLAILAVGLSLRLDDLKVWKARQNLYFVAPKRPIFASYDAFYFARLARDWQEGRYRSGRADLFRGAPDTYLEPQNKKEKKFQPRYPFPVPLMSWSAAKLSDWLKTPLENVALYYTPITAVLFVIPLFFYLESLGYTAAGLLGGLVGATAYIYLMRTSIARFDTDSLNLFFPVVLGMCLWFSFRSPRSLLWVALASFFGFLFYWWYQHPHLVLVPYLLFVFLLWYERRKFGRKEWTALALLFLPNAWFLWQAPWNLGHQLYTYLLQIVSPEAKGLFPGYPNVQQSISELQKILGLRQAALFTLPNRFLFSAGLVGALILLWRERKALLYLWPYFLIGLLVFHSGNRFGMYLAPFLGMGLGFWVDWLSRRASSYFEIPLSETLRTLLVLLAVLILGAGILSSQKASKNFVATPKALAPIARDMEKLSRILPQGAWIWTWWDYGYAFQYYARRATFIDGGGLQVTPKSYYVALSWTSPSPETAHRVTHFLASKGLMGIYRALHLDNQTAEGLTRRVLMGPLFPPPQHPVYWVFTPDLFPKYGWIGYFGSWNFEKHEGRFGFILEVGACRRESPEILACSRGVRINLAARKVFLGNHEMPLAGIVQKTPERIREFSLQAHGLILEEVHSRYGPIFFLTDLLTYQSNFNQMYVLRRYNPSYFELVLDDFPFMVVYRTK is encoded by the coding sequence GTGTGGCCTACAAATTCGGCTAAGGGGAAGGTTTGGGCCCTCTGGGCCCTGAAAGGGCTTCTGCTCCTGGCGATCCTAGCCGTAGGGCTTTCCCTGAGATTGGATGATCTCAAGGTCTGGAAGGCCCGACAGAATCTCTATTTTGTGGCCCCGAAGCGGCCCATCTTTGCCTCTTACGACGCCTTCTATTTCGCCCGCCTGGCCCGCGACTGGCAGGAGGGCCGCTACCGTTCCGGAAGGGCAGACCTCTTTCGAGGGGCTCCGGACACCTATCTCGAGCCTCAAAACAAAAAGGAGAAAAAGTTCCAGCCTCGTTATCCCTTTCCGGTCCCCTTGATGAGTTGGTCGGCGGCCAAACTTTCCGATTGGTTAAAAACTCCCCTGGAAAATGTAGCCCTTTATTACACCCCTATTACCGCCGTCCTTTTCGTGATCCCGCTCTTTTTTTATTTGGAATCCCTGGGATATACGGCCGCGGGACTTTTGGGAGGCCTGGTGGGAGCCACCGCTTATATCTACCTCATGCGCACCAGTATCGCCCGCTTTGATACCGACTCCCTCAATCTCTTCTTCCCGGTGGTCCTGGGGATGTGCCTGTGGTTTTCCTTTAGAAGCCCAAGATCCCTCCTTTGGGTGGCCCTGGCCTCCTTTTTCGGCTTTCTCTTTTACTGGTGGTATCAACACCCCCACCTGGTCCTGGTCCCTTACCTTCTTTTTGTCTTTCTTCTCTGGTATGAGAGGAGAAAATTTGGCCGGAAAGAGTGGACGGCTCTGGCCCTCCTCTTCCTTCCCAACGCCTGGTTTCTCTGGCAGGCCCCCTGGAATTTGGGACATCAGCTTTACACCTACCTTCTTCAGATCGTAAGCCCGGAGGCCAAAGGGCTCTTTCCGGGCTATCCCAATGTTCAGCAATCCATTTCCGAACTTCAGAAGATCCTCGGTCTTCGTCAGGCGGCCCTTTTTACCCTCCCAAACCGTTTTCTTTTTTCTGCCGGCCTTGTGGGGGCCCTAATCCTTCTTTGGCGGGAAAGAAAGGCCCTCCTCTATCTCTGGCCCTATTTTTTGATCGGGCTTCTGGTCTTTCATTCCGGGAACCGCTTCGGGATGTATCTGGCCCCCTTTTTGGGAATGGGGCTTGGCTTCTGGGTGGACTGGCTCTCCCGCAGGGCCTCCTCCTATTTTGAGATCCCTCTTTCCGAAACCCTGCGCACCCTGCTGGTCCTCTTAGCGGTCTTGATCCTAGGAGCAGGTATCCTTTCCTCTCAGAAGGCCAGTAAAAATTTCGTGGCCACTCCCAAGGCCCTAGCCCCAATAGCCCGGGACATGGAAAAACTCTCCCGGATCCTCCCTCAAGGGGCCTGGATCTGGACCTGGTGGGACTACGGCTATGCCTTTCAATATTACGCTCGAAGGGCCACCTTTATCGACGGAGGAGGTCTTCAGGTAACCCCCAAGAGCTATTATGTGGCCCTTTCCTGGACCTCTCCTTCTCCGGAAACAGCCCATCGGGTCACCCACTTCCTGGCCTCAAAGGGTTTGATGGGGATCTATCGGGCCCTCCATCTGGATAATCAGACTGCGGAGGGCCTCACCCGGAGGGTCCTAATGGGGCCCCTTTTCCCGCCCCCGCAGCATCCGGTTTACTGGGTCTTTACCCCGGACCTTTTTCCCAAGTACGGCTGGATCGGATATTTCGGAAGCTGGAATTTCGAAAAGCATGAGGGCCGCTTCGGCTTTATTTTAGAGGTCGGGGCCTGTCGCCGGGAAAGCCCGGAGATTTTGGCCTGCAGCCGGGGAGTACGCATTAATCTGGCTGCCCGTAAGGTCTTTTTAGGAAATCACGAAATGCCTCTGGCAGGAATCGTGCAAAAGACCCCCGAGCGAATCCGGGAATTTTCTCTCCAAGCCCACGGTCTGATCCTCGAAGAAGTCCACTCGAGATACGGCCCGATTTTCTTTTTGACCGATCTCCTCACTTATCAAAGCAATTTCAACCAAATGTATGTTTTACGTCGATATAACCCTTCCTATTTTGAGCTGGTGCTGGACGATTTCCCCTTTATGGTGGTCTATCGCACCAAATAG